A window from Plasmodium gaboni strain SY75 chromosome 9, whole genome shotgun sequence encodes these proteins:
- a CDS encoding replication protein A1, whose protein sequence is MSENDLLFRISQITTYVSKWIIKAKVVNKTKLSTFKNNNSFFSIDVTDVHGDSISCKFWGSSADKWFNAIELKKVYIFSKGRVSIANPKYNTVKHKYELTFNEDSEIHEVKDDGEIKIQKKISLVNLRDIKIATKETPFTADLIGIVKHIGTVSNLKTKQGNDIAKQNIIIVDDTKHSFEISFWDSNVNLIKEEIVENEIYIFTNINIRNWNDMKNGTFGVTSSIEKMENLNEELQAKCAKISQWYNNSGKYEQFTNMRNILSNDVTQIPDKHYAISDISDVLSKISGTYTLIGRIKRIYWKSKENEHRFYYPACMKCKKKLLSSGHDNNMDNEIDNQEEDSIVYSCMNCDENNVKPFYNYTFNFLFMDFSGSIILRAFSDEGFNLLGKKAEELKNLDEDTLDYLFNYDFLYKEYKIVVRVNQKAYNGIERVNFTAMKIFPLKPTDITPLLTEIQLLIANNNDNSHRAKRSLNDDTIDSKKQKL, encoded by the exons ATGAGTGAGAACGA TTTATTATTTCGTATTAGTCAGATTACTACATACGTTAGCAAATGGATAATAAAAGCCAAGGTAGTAAATAAAACGAAACTTTCTACTTTCAAAAACAATAACAGTTTCTTCAGTATAGATGTCACAGATGTACATGGAGATTCAATATCTTGTAAGTTCTGGGGTAGTTCTGCAGATAAATGGTTTAATGCTATTGAATTAAAGAAggtgtatatattttctaaaGGTAGAGTGTCTATAGCAAATCCCAAATACAATACAGTAAAACATAAATACGAATTAACATTTAATGAAGATAGTGAAATACACGAAGTGAAGGATGATGGAGAAATAAAGAttcaaaagaaaatatCTTTAGTGAATTTAAGAGATATCAAAATAGCTACAAAAGAAACACCATTTACAGCTGATTTAATAGGTATAGTTAAACATATAGGAACAGTAAGtaatttaaaaacaaaacaagGTAATGATATAGctaaacaaaatattattatagtTGACGATACAAAACATTCTTTTGAAATATCATTTTGGGATTCTAATgttaatttaataaaagaagaaattgtagaaaatgaaatatatatatttactaatattaatataagAAATTGGAATGATATGAAAAATGGTACATTTGGTGTTACTAGTTCTATAgaaaaaatggaaaattTAAATGAGGAATTACAAGCCAAATGCGCTAAAATATCACAGTGGTATAATAATAGTGGTAAATATGAACAATTTACTAATATgagaaatattttatctaATGATGTTACACAAATTCCAGATAAACATTATGCTATAAGTGATATTAGTGATGTGCTATCTAAAATATCAGGTACATATACACTTATAGGaagaattaaaagaatatattgGAAAAGTAAAGAAAATGAACACAGATTTTATTATCCTGCTTGCATgaaatgtaaaaaaaaacttttATCAAGTGGacatgataataatatggataatGAAATTGATAATCAAGAAGAAGATAGTATTGTTTATTCTTGTATGAACTgtgatgaaaataatgttaaaccattttataattatacttttaatttcttatttatGGACTTTTCAGGATCTATTATATTAAGAGCTTTTTCAGATGAAGGATTTAATTTATTAGGAAAAAAAGCagaagaattaaaaaatcTAGATGAAGATACACTagattatttatttaattatgatttcttatataaagaatataaaattgtTGTTAGAGTTAATCAAAAAGCTTATAATGGTATAGAAAGAGTTAATTTTACAGCTATGAAAATATTCCCACTTAAACCTACAGATATCACACCTCTATTGACAGAAATACAACTACTTATAGCAAATAACAATGATAATTCACATAGAGCTAAGAGGTCATTGAACGATGATACTATCGACTCCAAAAAACAGAAActataa
- a CDS encoding bacterial histone-like protein, which produces MYVILYCVLFIFQVVYSRRAFINVHKNNIINNKLSVNNPYNKNALYQSSSKIPMSQAITKKQIIEEVSMETKENKKTVEKIMNGIFDNIYKHLENNEKIYIHKFGMFYNIFRKKRCIKNLRTKEDIEIESSHMPHFKFSKVFKELIKQNVKVKKGKGVSTNDNDLDEDDINMDNINESFKENVNEKLIY; this is translated from the exons ATgtatgtaatattatattgtgtcctttttatatttcaaGTTGTTTATTCACGTCGAGCTTTTATCAATGTTcataagaataatataatcaATAACAAACTTAGCGTTAACAATCCTTACAATAAAAATGCTTTATATCAAAGTTCTTCTAAAATACCCATGTCACAG GCGATTACAAAGAAGCAAATAATAGAAGAAGTTTCAATGGaaacaaaagaaaacaaaaagaCTGTTGAAAAGATAATGAATGGGatatttgataatatatataaacatttagagaataatgaaaagatatatatacacaaaTTTGGAATgttttataacatttttagaaaaaaaagatgcATAAAAAATTTGAGAACTAAAGAAGATATTGAAATAGAAAGTAGTCACATGCCTcattttaaattttcaaAAGTTTTTAAGGAGttaataaaacaaaatgtaaaggttaaaaaaggaaaaggAGTTAGTACCAATGATAATGATTTGGATGaagatgatataaatatggataatattaatgaaagTTTTAAGGAAAATGTAAATGAAAAgttaatttattaa
- a CDS encoding putative ubiquitin specific protease: MIKDKKFIIENINNKVISKENMTKKGKKLCELKEFHNINDINNNVLISNNKYILSDLKKNDNIIQNNKNVPLNNSTLNFVKDIEQHDYININQDYTNSSNKNINNNNNKEEYTNNFNYPKNIIKNNMLSNQNTITKHTRCNIKHINDFESNDKIKNCTTSIENNYHNNIIHIKNLNNLNKNENNHISENFEENINSHSKLKKKGTYIKNCHVENYNRPVNDNSNNISKDDIKENENINSTVYYHNINNDENVTSNHCNIKDDTSLDKDMEEYLKKRNNIHMSNSNMIINELYNNLIYDEYSKNLLTKNGMKKKDHMEYYEEQNVHMPSNEEATNICIDIPACCQIVYDNTNNVIDEQYDDSQKDTYKWYIDKTNKNKLIYHINKNLIFLKRIQQYFFQKYINIKFSNDTNDYYYFIHLEWFNKLKKFINNESNDFPGSISNWELYEYSHDDILKNYNISENNNVFSDDKNMNDNIYLKKQCLKKNLKEGKDYICTNKYMWRFLQFLYNGGPCIKRISNNIYNTFIPISYNDIMNINIMYLLESRYIKNVFSLFNYIDQTYIYNEHKGEEHELYKNEYYDDHNNLKYNNDTYKYDYILEEENEKKKNCAHNYHELLQFYNLTEKEKNIILYIEYDEKHINKEIVDKIKRIKNKNSNNKHNLISSNDENFSSDSSNMFNIINIKHNDKLNEQKLFLLENDKICANSHMSSNMNQTEYISLDNFDCDGLLHNPHNLSRNLLNSNEMDINIENDENVDNIENDENDDNIENDENDENVDNIENNENVDNIENNENVDKNENFDSSKMLINCNKSQRSNIKKSNSTNSNRRNYNRNNNNKNNNNNNNNKNNNNNNNNNKNNNNNNNKNNNNNNNNNNNNNNNNNNNNNNNNNNNNNNKDDNTSDNNNSNNNIDKEKDKKNKTTNNKKNQNEKYDENKNKGNLNGSVEIYEFKREFVENNHIIYNDLYNNRNNNNIIDDNKNSVEDINKINERNIYLSPNISANEMNINNFNKSYNSSSNKKNSIPCNSSNGNDIYKSCEEYNNDNEKISSNGYLTTTESQSKGTTDGNTERGSICEYENDEKNNNKSKINNKKNEKNKNEKKVYYDSIENLDDVIKKRKHLKNTNKKTQNNTHSNMISSSNCAEEDVKEKINNNLDNKHLNNIQNKNHNIKNNNSTIQNGSSIKGNEQHVKNINNINNINNTNEDNKIINLENQKNEQKKKKLNDIDVKQNHLKSNNEENKNNAQNNMKIDETNNNSMDPQQRCNLISVLNKQKDYKNNMSNNHKKDDDDDDQSVYSSNITNTNSSSLRNSSSSSSSSSDENNSLYNENDISKYNLFNNDNENIKNLLVSNNNSNNNINNNNNNNFKRDNESSINYHTSIMTKEQPAGIINYSTTCYINVVMQCLSVFFKLIYTLHNYVSVKYKNVNMSSDENENMNSSFINKNFFTNSIPFNIFGSNNNNNKKKDECLLLTFSFKLFQLSKMHNKGKVLCVNKLLNLLNDKYSYLFEYNEQQDCHEFLLLVFDFIHNMVKVIDESVDKNNQIDFYLKKEQSIISDLFLGLIEEKITCSQCEYVNYIYQPVYNLSVNVFKKNPENNINDNLIEYFKKEEVNSTCEKCKCKKMFKYSCVYKQPNILIIHLIRLQEDGSKIDKPIKFDMADFTIENVLKKKDNQFIEPIKKYNLCGVIVHRGLNSNCGHYICYTKRKHSNGVNVWYKFDDSTVTSVDVEEVESAKAYCLFYQSQ; encoded by the exons atgataaaagACAAAAAGTTCattatagaaaatattaataataaagttataagtaaagaaaatatgaCAAAAAAAGGGAAGAAATTATGTGAACTAAAGGAgtttcataatataaatgacATTAATAACAATGTCTtaatatcaaataataaatatatattaagtgatttaaaaaaaaatgataatattatacaaaataataaaaatgtccctttaaataattcaaCCTTAAATTTTGTAAAGGATATAGAACAAcatgattatataaatatcaaTCAAGATTATACAAACAGTAGtaataagaatattaataataataataataaggaaGAATATACcaataattttaattatcctaaaaatataataaaaaataatatgttatcCAACCAAAATACTATTACAAAACACACACGttgtaatataaaacatattaaCGATTTTGAATCtaatgataaaattaaaaattgtACAACTAgtatagaaaataattatcataataatattattcatataaaaaatttaaacaatttaaataaaaatgaaaataatcatataagTGAAAACtttgaagaaaatataaatagtcattctaaattaaaaaaaaaaggtacctatataaaaaattgtCATGTGgaaaattataatagacctgtaaatgataatagtaacaatatttcaaaagatgatataaaagaaaatgaaaacaTAAATTCAACAgtttattatcataatataaataatgatgaaaatgtAACTAGTAATCattgtaatataaaagatgaTACAAGTTTAGACAAAGATATGGAGGAatacttaaaaaaaagaaataatatacatatgtcCAATTCtaatatgattattaatgagttatataataatttaatatatgatgaatattcaaaaaatttattaacaaaaaatgGAATGAAGAAAAAGGATCATATGGAATATTATGAAGAACAAAATGTGCATATGCCATCAAACGAAGAAGCAACAAACATATGTATTGATATTCCTGCATGTTGTCAAATAGTATATGACAATACAAATAATGTAATAGATGAACAATATGATGATTCACAAAAGGATACATACAAATGGTATATTGACAAAACAAACAagaataaattaatatatcacataaataaaaatttaatattcttaaaaagaatacaacaatatttttttcaaaagtatattaatataaaattttcaaatgatactaatgattattattattttatacatttagaatggtttaataaattaaagAAATTCATTAACAATGAATCTAATGATTTCCCAGGTTCTATTTCTAACTGGGAATTATACGAATACTCACATGATgatattttgaaaaattataatatatcagaaaataataatgtttttTCTGATGAcaaaaatatgaatgataatatatatttaaaaaaacaatgtttaaaaaaaaatttaaaagaaggaaaagattatatatgtacaaataaatacatGTGGAGATTTttacaatttttatataatggAGGGCCATGCATAAAAAGAAtatctaataatatatataatacatttatacCAATATcttataatgatataatgaatattaatattatgtatttattGGAATCAAGATATATCAAAAAtgtattttctttatttaattatatagaccaaacatatatatataatgaacACAAAGGGGAGGAAcatgaattatataaaaatgaatattatgatgatcataataatttaaaatataataatgatacatataaatatgattatattttagaagaagaaaatgaaaaaaaaaaaaattgtgCTCATAATTATCATGAACTTTTacaattttataatttaacagaaaaagaaaaaaatattatactttatattgaatatgatgaaaaacatattaataaagaaattgtagataaaataaaaagaataaaaaataaaaatagtaataataaacacAATCTTATTTCTTcaaatgatgaaaattttTCTAGTGATAGTAGtaatatgtttaatataattaatattaaacataatgataaattgaatgaacaaaaattattcttattagaaaatgataaaatatgtGCTAATTCACATATGAGTTCAAATATGAATCAAACTGAGTATATATCATTGGATAATTTTGATTGTGATGGATTATTACATAACCCTCATAATTTATCAAGAAATCTTCTTAATAGTAATGAAATGGATATTAATATtgaaaatgatgaaaatgttgataatattgaaaatgatgaaaatgatgataatattgaaaatgatgaaaatgatgaaaatgttgataatattgaaaataatgaaaatgttgataatattgaaaataatgaaaatgttgataaaaatgaaaattttgATAGTAGTAAAATGCTCATAAATTGTAACAAATCTCAACGATcgaatataaaaaagagTAACAGCACGAATAGTAATAGAAGGAATTACAATAGaaacaataataacaagaacaacaacaataataataataataaaaataacaacaacaataataataacaataaaaataacaacaataataataataaaaataacaacaataataataataacaacaataataataacaacaataataataacaacaataataataacaacaataataacaataataataaggatGATAACACAAGcgataataataatagtaataacAATATAGATAAAGAGAAAGacaagaaaaataaaacaacaaataacaaaaagaatcagaatgaaaaatatgatgaaaacaaaaataagGGTAACTTAAATGGTAGTGtagaaatatatgaatttaaaaGAGAGTTTGTAgaaaataatcatattatatataatgatttatataataatagaaataacaataatattattgatgataataaaaatagtgtagaagatataaataaaattaatgaaagaaatatatatcttagTCCAAATATAAGTGCCAACgaaatgaatataaataattttaataaatcatataattcaagtagtaataaaaaaaattcaatCCCATGTAATTCATCAAATGgtaatgatatatataaatcatgtgaagaatataataatgataatgaaaaaatcTCAAGTAATGGTTATCTAACAACTACTGAGAGTCAATCCAAAGGCACTACTGATGGTAATACGGAAAGGGGTTCTATATGTgaatatgaaaatgatgaaaaaaataataataaaagtaagattaataataagaagaatgaaaaaaataagaacGAAAAGAAAGTATATTATGATAGTATAGAAAATTTAGATgatgtaataaaaaagagGAAACATCTAAAAAACACcaataaaaaaacacaAAATAATACACATAGTAATATGATATCTTCATCGAATTGTGCTGAAGAAGATGtcaaagaaaaaataaataataatctaGATAACAAAcatttgaataatatacaaaataaaaatcataatattaaaaataataatagtacTATACAAAATGGAAGTAGTATAAAAGGAAATGAACAACATGttaagaatataaataatataaataatataaataatacaaatgaaGATAACAAAATCATCAATTTGGAAAATCAGAAAAACgaacaaaagaaaaaaaaattaaatgatattGATGTAAAACAAAATCATTTAAAATcaaataatgaagaaaataaaaataatgcGCAAAATAACATGAAAATAGAtgaaacaaataataatagtatgGATCCACAACAAAGATGTAACCTTATTTCTGTCCTTAATAAACAAAAGGactataaaaataatatgtcTAATAATCATAAGAAAGATGATGACGATGATGATCAGAGTGTTTATTCAAGTAACATTACAAATACAAATAGTAGCAGCTTACGTAatagtagtagtagtagtagtagtagcagtgatgaaaataatagtTTATATAACGAGAATGATATTTCTAAATATAAcctttttaataatgataatgaaaatataaaaaactTGTTAGtatcaaataataacagcaataataatattaataataataataataataattttaaaagaGATAATGAATCATCCATTAATTATCATACTTCCATTATGACAAAAGAACAACCTGCTGgtattattaattattcTACCACATGTTATATCAATGTAGTTATGCAATGTTTATCAGTTTTTTTCAAActaatatatacattacataattatgtaagtgtaaaatataaaaatgttaatatGTCAAgtgatgaaaatgaaaatatgaattcatcttttataaataaaaatttttttacCAATAGTATACCTTTCAATATTTTTGGaagtaataataacaataataaaaaaaaggatgaatgtctattattaacattctcttttaaattatttcaACTAAGTAAAATGCATAATAAAGGTAAAGTATTATGtgttaataaattattaaatcttttaaatgataaatattcataCCTATTTGAATATAACGAACAACAAGATTGTCATGAATTTCTTCTTCTAGTATTTGACTTTATACACAATATGGTGAAAGTAATTGATGAGTCAgtagataaaaataatcaaatagatttttatctaaaaaaagaacaatCTATTATATCAGATTTATTTTTAGGTTTaatagaagaaaaaattacatGTTCACAATGTGAATATgttaattatatatatcaacCTGTTTATAACTTAAGTGtaaatgtttttaaaaaaaatccagaaaataacataaatgataatttaatagaatattttaaaaaagaagaagtCAATTCTACATGTGAAAAATGTAAATGTAAGAAAAtgtttaaatattcatGTGTATACAAACAACCaaatattcttattatacatttaatTAGATTACAAGAAGATGGATCAAAAATTGACAAGCCAATCAAATTTGATATGGCTGATTTTACTATTGAAAATGTtctcaaaaaaaaagataatcAATTCATTGAACCcatcaaaaaatataatctATGTGGAGTAATAGTACATAGAGGTTTGAATTCGAATTGTGGTCATTACATTTGTTATACCAAAAGGAAACATTCGAATGGTGTCAACGTG TGGTACAAATTTGATGATAGTACGGTAACCTCTGTTGATGTTGAGGAAGTTGAATCGGCCAAAGCTTATTGCCTTTTTTATCAGAGTCaataa